Proteins encoded by one window of Thermobaculum terrenum ATCC BAA-798:
- a CDS encoding FmdB family zinc ribbon protein, translating into MPTYEYECVSGGHRFERFQSFSEPAIEVCPECGGQVRRVLFAAPVIFKGPGFFRTESRKNSDGSGESNKDKSESSNGSSESED; encoded by the coding sequence ATGCCTACATACGAGTATGAGTGTGTGAGCGGTGGACATAGGTTTGAGCGGTTCCAGAGCTTCTCGGAGCCTGCCATTGAGGTCTGTCCGGAGTGTGGTGGTCAGGTACGTAGGGTGCTCTTTGCAGCTCCCGTTATATTTAAGGGGCCGGGATTCTTCAGGACTGAATCTCGTAAGAACTCGGATGGTTCGGGAGAGTCTAATAAAGACAAGAGCGAATCCTCCAACGGTTCATCCGAATCTGAAGATTAG
- a CDS encoding UvrD-helicase domain-containing protein, whose protein sequence is MSNYPDIYSSILEGLNDKQLEAVTAPDGPVLVLAGPGSGKTRVLTHRIAFLLSQGVSPFNILAVTFTNKAAREMRERIERLVGGAFGSYEARNITMGTFHSICSRVLRRDGGAIGISPNFVIYDDDDQIRLIKQALNEIGLDEKQYAPRSIQARISSAKSALLDPEDYSSQGVSSYFDEIAARVYRRYQQLLEINQAVDFDDLLMKVVLLWKSYPDILQQYRDRWQYVLVDEYQDTNRAQYMLINLLTQEHRNIFVVGDEDQGIYSWRAADIRNILNFERDYPEAKVILLEQNYRSYQEILDVASHIISSNRLRRPKKLWTNKSGGALVRVREAYDEQDEASYIAREISRLTSLGEYTYSDFAVMYRTNSQSRPVEEAFSRYRIPYQIIGGTRFYERREVKDVLAYLRLIHNPHDAASLRRIIENTPSGRGIGKGTMKTLEDLASRAHISLWDAIEIALGIKSLEEVGAFLPNLEIPKLQSKAKESLKQLVGLIYELREQRDILTLPHLIDTLLIKSGYASFLSSGAEEDLERLENARDLISIAQDYAAIDTSEALVEFLQEVALQSDVDTMQNNGNQVTLITLHAAKGLEYKVVFIIGFEEGLLPHARSMDRESDIEEECRLAYVGVTRAMEKLYISYAFHRNVFGATQTNVPSRFLANIPPDLLDGSLPSLGRRGPGRLTSTTSPRTPSGSTYPGGARNYSGQSYRPFPSNSNFVSSSNLERIIQEYKPGDRVRHPKFGEGVVLKVEIQGEDAEVEVRFAAGSTKKLLASMARLQKI, encoded by the coding sequence ATGAGTAACTATCCAGACATCTATAGTTCGATATTAGAGGGACTGAATGATAAGCAGCTCGAAGCCGTAACGGCCCCAGATGGTCCTGTACTGGTACTAGCAGGACCAGGGTCAGGCAAAACCAGAGTCCTTACTCACAGAATAGCCTTCCTCCTGTCTCAAGGAGTTAGTCCATTTAACATACTGGCCGTGACGTTTACCAACAAGGCAGCAAGAGAGATGCGAGAACGCATAGAGAGATTGGTAGGCGGCGCATTTGGTAGCTATGAGGCCAGAAATATAACTATGGGAACTTTTCACTCTATATGCTCCAGAGTGCTCAGGCGTGATGGTGGAGCTATAGGCATCAGTCCCAACTTCGTAATCTATGACGACGATGACCAGATAAGACTGATCAAGCAAGCACTCAACGAGATAGGACTGGACGAAAAACAGTACGCACCCAGAAGCATACAAGCTAGGATCAGTAGTGCCAAGAGCGCGCTGTTGGATCCCGAAGACTACTCAAGTCAGGGAGTTTCAAGTTATTTCGATGAGATAGCGGCAAGAGTATACCGTCGATACCAACAGCTACTGGAAATCAATCAGGCTGTAGACTTCGATGACTTACTAATGAAAGTGGTACTGCTGTGGAAGTCCTACCCTGACATACTCCAGCAGTACAGGGATAGATGGCAGTACGTCCTAGTAGATGAATATCAAGATACAAACAGAGCGCAGTATATGCTCATCAACTTGCTTACTCAGGAGCACCGCAACATATTCGTAGTAGGAGACGAAGATCAGGGTATATACTCCTGGCGAGCGGCTGATATAAGAAACATACTGAACTTTGAGAGAGACTACCCAGAGGCAAAGGTAATACTACTAGAACAAAACTACAGATCATACCAAGAGATTTTGGACGTAGCTTCCCACATAATCAGCAGTAATCGCCTGAGACGTCCCAAGAAACTTTGGACAAACAAATCTGGAGGTGCGCTGGTACGCGTAAGGGAGGCTTATGACGAGCAGGACGAAGCCTCATATATAGCACGAGAGATCAGCAGGCTTACATCACTAGGGGAATATACCTACTCAGATTTCGCAGTAATGTACCGAACCAACTCGCAATCACGCCCGGTAGAAGAAGCGTTTTCCAGGTACAGAATCCCATATCAGATCATAGGCGGTACTCGCTTCTACGAAAGAAGAGAGGTAAAGGACGTACTGGCTTATCTCAGGCTGATACACAATCCACATGATGCAGCTAGCCTGCGCAGAATAATCGAGAACACCCCATCGGGAAGAGGCATAGGTAAAGGCACAATGAAAACGCTGGAGGATCTTGCCTCCAGAGCACACATATCTTTGTGGGACGCTATAGAGATAGCATTGGGTATCAAGAGTTTGGAAGAGGTAGGAGCATTTCTACCCAACCTCGAAATTCCCAAGTTGCAATCCAAAGCTAAAGAGTCTCTCAAGCAGCTCGTAGGACTAATATACGAGCTTAGAGAGCAACGTGACATTCTGACACTCCCTCACCTAATCGACACATTGCTTATCAAGAGTGGCTATGCATCCTTCCTAAGTAGCGGGGCAGAAGAGGATCTTGAAAGACTAGAAAACGCCAGAGACCTCATATCCATCGCGCAAGACTACGCGGCTATAGACACTTCCGAGGCACTGGTTGAGTTCCTCCAAGAGGTTGCTCTTCAAAGTGATGTGGACACCATGCAAAACAATGGGAACCAAGTTACTCTAATCACCCTCCATGCCGCCAAAGGGCTAGAGTACAAAGTAGTCTTTATAATAGGCTTTGAGGAGGGACTATTACCACATGCGCGGTCCATGGACAGGGAAAGCGACATAGAGGAAGAATGCAGGCTCGCGTATGTAGGAGTTACCCGAGCCATGGAAAAGTTATATATCTCATACGCTTTTCACCGCAATGTCTTTGGAGCCACACAAACTAATGTGCCATCGAGATTCCTGGCAAACATCCCACCTGATTTGTTGGACGGCAGCCTCCCATCCTTGGGAAGAAGAGGGCCGGGGAGATTAACTTCCACAACCTCTCCCAGAACACCATCTGGTAGTACCTACCCAGGTGGTGCACGCAACTATAGTGGTCAATCATATAGACCATTTCCTTCAAACAGCAACTTCGTATCTAGTAGCAACTTGGAGAGGATAATACAGGAATACAAGCCTGGTGACAGAGTCAGGCATCCAAAATTTGGAGAAGGGGTTGTTCTCAAAGTGGAGATCCAGGGCGAGGACGCAGAGGTAGAGGTCAGATTCGCAGCAGGCAGTACGAAGAAACTCTTGGCAAGTATGGCCAGGCTGCAAAAAATTTGA
- a CDS encoding EVE domain-containing protein → MSVSEEVTYWMLVSSAENFEISRSRGFDLAGMKSRHGKKAAQVKPGDKVVFYLTGVMAFGGTAEVTGTAEYSEEPIWVSKKEGELYPYRFPIKIEVAADPGKYIPAVELVEQMEYTKKWPPEHWRLAFQGNVHKIPKTDYELIKSRIEETQKVMAT, encoded by the coding sequence ATGAGTGTTAGCGAAGAGGTAACCTACTGGATGCTAGTATCTTCGGCAGAAAATTTCGAGATCTCCCGATCGAGAGGATTCGACCTCGCGGGCATGAAGAGCAGGCACGGTAAGAAAGCAGCTCAAGTCAAACCAGGAGACAAAGTCGTCTTTTACTTGACAGGGGTAATGGCCTTTGGAGGTACCGCGGAGGTAACAGGTACTGCTGAGTATAGTGAAGAACCAATATGGGTAAGCAAGAAAGAGGGGGAACTCTACCCATACCGTTTCCCAATAAAGATAGAAGTGGCAGCTGATCCGGGAAAGTACATACCCGCGGTAGAATTAGTAGAGCAGATGGAGTACACAAAGAAGTGGCCTCCAGAGCATTGGCGCCTTGCCTTCCAGGGTAACGTTCATAAAATCCCCAAGACGGACTATGAGCTCATAAAATCAAGGATTGAAGAAACACAAAAGGTGATGGCAACCTAG
- a CDS encoding metal-sulfur cluster assembly factor, with protein MVNEEIVREALKDVYDPEIGINIIDLGLVYNVEVKENKVDIEMTLTSMGCPVGPILIQQIEEVIGSLPGVEEVNVQLVWTPPWNPSMMSEDAKLELGFA; from the coding sequence ATGGTCAACGAAGAGATCGTGAGAGAAGCCCTAAAGGATGTTTATGACCCAGAAATAGGTATAAACATCATAGACCTGGGGCTTGTATATAACGTAGAGGTCAAAGAGAACAAAGTAGATATAGAGATGACTTTGACCTCCATGGGCTGCCCCGTAGGTCCTATACTCATACAACAGATTGAAGAGGTGATTGGCTCACTGCCCGGGGTAGAGGAGGTAAATGTCCAGCTGGTTTGGACTCCGCCCTGGAATCCCTCGATGATGTCGGAAGATGCCAAGCTTGAATTAGGCTTCGCCTAA
- a CDS encoding deoxyguanosinetriphosphate triphosphohydrolase — MKDVSLESIRLRLEREEISRLSPLAAKSAYSKGRQRPEQPSETRTEFARDRDRILHSKSFRRLKYKTQVFFSPAGDHYRTRLSHTLEVAQIARTISRALRLNEDLTEAIALGHDVGHAPFGHAGERALDALVPGGFIHSQQSLRVLEVLEKDGKGLNLTWEVRDGISYHSKHEESVSEPLISMPSTLEGCVVRVADAIAYLNADIDDAIRAGLITFHDLPQEAIAVLGSSHGERIEAMVHSIIRESWGISEGDSSATIRMESKLLKATDILRDFMFKNVYRHPAVEKEAQKAMMVVTKLYEYFASHPEEFKTYLGNEESNTDWTVADYVSGMTDRFACNLFVKLFTPQSWSY, encoded by the coding sequence ATGAAAGATGTAAGTTTGGAAAGCATCAGGCTAAGACTTGAGCGAGAGGAGATCTCTAGGCTATCTCCTCTCGCTGCTAAGAGCGCTTACTCAAAGGGGCGTCAAAGACCAGAACAGCCTTCTGAAACCAGAACCGAGTTCGCAAGAGACAGAGATCGAATATTACACTCAAAGTCCTTTCGTCGCCTTAAGTACAAGACCCAGGTATTCTTTTCCCCTGCAGGGGACCACTATAGAACAAGGTTAAGTCATACTCTAGAAGTAGCCCAGATAGCTCGAACCATATCACGTGCACTAAGACTGAACGAAGATCTTACAGAAGCCATAGCACTAGGCCACGATGTAGGACATGCCCCCTTTGGCCACGCAGGGGAAAGAGCTCTTGACGCACTGGTACCTGGTGGCTTCATACATAGTCAACAGAGCCTAAGAGTATTGGAAGTCCTCGAGAAAGACGGGAAAGGACTCAACCTCACTTGGGAGGTTCGCGACGGTATTTCCTATCACTCCAAGCACGAAGAGTCGGTATCCGAGCCTCTTATATCCATGCCCAGTACCCTTGAAGGTTGTGTGGTAAGAGTGGCTGACGCTATAGCCTATCTGAATGCTGATATCGATGACGCAATAAGAGCAGGTCTTATTACTTTTCACGATTTGCCTCAGGAAGCTATCGCTGTGCTTGGAAGCTCTCATGGCGAGCGCATCGAAGCAATGGTGCACAGCATAATTAGAGAGAGCTGGGGAATATCCGAGGGGGACAGCTCAGCAACCATAAGAATGGAATCTAAGTTGCTTAAGGCTACGGATATACTCCGCGATTTCATGTTCAAAAACGTCTACAGGCACCCTGCTGTGGAGAAGGAAGCTCAAAAGGCCATGATGGTTGTGACCAAACTATACGAATATTTTGCAAGTCATCCTGAGGAGTTCAAAACGTATCTGGGGAATGAGGAGAGCAACACCGACTGGACAGTGGCAGACTACGTTTCAGGTATGACGGATAGATTCGCCTGTAACCTCTTTGTAAAGCTGTTTACACCTCAATCATGGTCTTACTAA
- the dnaG gene encoding DNA primase — MVASGRTIIEEIKSRIDIVEVIGSFVELRRTGSRFKALCPFHQEKTPSFIVFPERQTYHCFGCGKSGDVISFLMETQNLSFREAVEQLAQKAGVRFEPEKPKEKSPQSEIDSLYEINKLAARLFNHLLMNSKAAEHARDYLKDRGLSPATWEEWMLGYAPDSWDVTSKFLQKRGFSEDLIFKAGLTVERTGGGYYDRFRDRLMFPIKDKDGRFVGFGGRAIGEGIPKYMNTPETPIFTKGEHIYGIDVAKSAIKESNLVVVVEGYVDVITAHQYGFRNVVATLGTAITPSHVKLLSKMAANICLALDADTAGQAAALRGWEVLRDSIRRRSIPIRSKGRVISSDSKLEVLVKIATLPKGEDPDTLIRKDPSEWARIIEGAKTVIDHFFEIVERGYDLKTPQGKTQAIADLAPVIGDLGNPIERAHYESRLAKLVGVDENEIHLHVVQARKQSSRPGGGEAAPINLNSVSQEEMVLALLIRYPRLLGNLPEDFINDMENSPNKEILEKMQTLGHEKLTPESLLESVDESLRQHVERLVALASTQPELFSNEQLLELNKKINLIRRQRLRDLLHQHSLLLKEAMEQGDEESVRSLLQLVPTLASELRQYDPPASPYFKDSRSEIV; from the coding sequence ATGGTAGCTTCTGGCAGAACCATAATCGAGGAGATCAAGAGTCGCATTGACATCGTGGAGGTAATAGGCTCCTTCGTAGAGCTTAGGCGTACGGGCTCACGCTTCAAGGCGTTATGTCCCTTTCACCAGGAGAAAACCCCAAGCTTTATAGTATTCCCAGAGCGTCAGACCTACCACTGCTTTGGATGTGGAAAAAGTGGAGACGTAATATCCTTTCTCATGGAAACCCAGAACCTCAGCTTCCGGGAGGCAGTGGAGCAGCTGGCTCAGAAGGCAGGTGTCAGGTTTGAGCCCGAGAAACCCAAGGAGAAATCTCCACAGTCTGAGATTGATTCCTTGTATGAGATCAATAAGCTCGCTGCCAGGCTCTTCAATCACCTGCTTATGAACTCAAAGGCCGCAGAGCATGCAAGAGATTATCTCAAAGACAGAGGGTTGTCTCCTGCTACATGGGAAGAGTGGATGCTAGGTTATGCCCCTGATTCCTGGGATGTAACGTCAAAGTTCCTCCAGAAGAGGGGTTTCTCGGAAGATCTCATATTCAAGGCAGGGCTTACGGTCGAAAGAACAGGTGGAGGATACTACGACCGATTCCGCGACCGGCTAATGTTCCCAATCAAGGATAAAGATGGCAGGTTCGTCGGCTTTGGCGGAAGAGCCATAGGCGAGGGCATTCCTAAGTACATGAACACTCCGGAGACTCCTATATTCACAAAGGGAGAACACATCTATGGTATTGATGTTGCCAAGTCTGCGATCAAGGAATCCAACTTGGTAGTGGTAGTAGAGGGTTACGTAGACGTAATCACCGCTCACCAATATGGCTTTAGGAATGTTGTAGCTACTCTAGGGACAGCAATCACCCCCTCTCATGTGAAGTTACTATCCAAAATGGCTGCTAATATTTGCCTGGCTCTCGATGCCGACACCGCAGGACAGGCAGCTGCGCTAAGAGGATGGGAAGTTCTCAGGGATTCAATCCGTAGAAGAAGCATCCCGATCAGATCCAAGGGCAGGGTGATAAGCTCAGATAGTAAGCTTGAAGTGCTCGTAAAAATAGCCACTCTACCCAAAGGGGAAGATCCGGATACTCTAATCCGCAAGGATCCATCAGAATGGGCCAGGATCATCGAAGGTGCAAAAACTGTTATAGATCACTTCTTCGAAATAGTTGAAAGAGGCTATGATCTAAAGACTCCACAGGGGAAAACTCAGGCCATAGCAGATTTGGCACCAGTAATAGGTGACTTGGGCAATCCTATCGAGAGAGCTCACTATGAATCCAGGCTAGCCAAGCTAGTGGGTGTAGATGAGAATGAAATACATCTACACGTCGTTCAAGCCAGAAAACAATCCTCACGACCCGGTGGAGGCGAGGCTGCTCCTATCAATCTCAATAGTGTGTCTCAGGAAGAGATGGTGCTAGCTCTGCTCATTAGATATCCCAGGCTCTTGGGCAATCTACCCGAGGATTTCATCAATGATATGGAGAATTCCCCTAACAAAGAGATCCTGGAAAAGATGCAAACTTTGGGGCACGAGAAACTAACACCAGAGAGCTTACTTGAGAGCGTAGATGAATCCCTCAGACAGCACGTTGAAAGACTGGTAGCCTTAGCATCCACTCAGCCTGAACTATTCAGCAATGAGCAGTTGCTTGAGCTAAATAAGAAGATCAACCTTATCCGCAGGCAGAGACTGCGAGACCTGCTACATCAACACTCCTTACTACTAAAAGAAGCCATGGAACAAGGAGATGAAGAATCCGTAAGGAGTTTACTACAGCTGGTCCCTACGCTCGCATCTGAGCTTAGGCAATATGATCCACCAGCAAGTCCTTATTTCAAGGATTCAAGGTCTGAAATCGTATGA
- a CDS encoding sigma-70 family RNA polymerase sigma factor: MVPISGSINSKPTPSDQEGEIYKYVSNRRDTSYRAGMRMKNQENDADYVDLEIEESLQDPEDLEDLEGTNLDDPIRLYLREIGKENLLSQEQEIELARKNERGNYLSNIRSSLQGLDPSQFTEQLAVTLITDLESSLQAAKELYTHIFPADSIPDYWVELIERVVQHLGLESRVEQTTEQSDEDSESKGIYSEIDWAIVRLHILQELAPADISEKIVRTSYRPFDFTSDLIKHFGANQADIQDKITKWIAEGDIARKRLIEANLRLVVSIAKKYTGRGITLLDLIQEGNIGLIKAVEKFRHQKGYKFSTYATWWIRQAITRAIADQARTIRIPVHMGEAINKIAQARRRLTQELGREPTEQEIANYLGIPVEKIREVQKISQEPISLENPVGEEEDTSLGDFIQDHKAPAPMDAASQSLLRDQIDQVLKHLSERERGVLLMRFGLDCEPRPYREVAHILAVSPNQVMQAESRVLDMVAARLSPEDYQMLLDRFGHLDRSPMSEESFRLKYKLTQTQLREIDQKLREALASVMLHVPAPERDMMRFRFGLDIGQPRTLEEVGRAFGVTRERIRQIESKALRKLRRDVFRRQLEDLLS, from the coding sequence ATGGTACCAATATCAGGCTCGATAAACTCCAAACCTACTCCTTCCGATCAGGAAGGAGAGATCTATAAGTATGTTTCTAACCGACGGGACACTTCTTACAGAGCAGGCATGAGAATGAAGAATCAGGAAAATGATGCTGATTATGTCGACCTCGAGATTGAGGAAAGCCTGCAGGATCCAGAGGATCTTGAGGATCTTGAAGGGACAAACTTAGATGATCCTATAAGGCTCTATCTAAGGGAAATAGGCAAGGAGAACCTTCTAAGTCAGGAACAAGAAATAGAGCTAGCCAGAAAGAACGAAAGAGGCAATTATCTCTCAAATATTCGATCCTCACTGCAAGGACTTGACCCATCTCAGTTCACCGAGCAGCTGGCTGTCACACTCATCACCGATCTGGAGAGTTCCTTGCAGGCAGCAAAGGAATTGTATACTCATATATTCCCTGCCGATAGTATTCCAGACTACTGGGTTGAACTAATAGAAAGAGTTGTCCAACACCTAGGATTGGAATCTAGGGTAGAACAAACCACAGAACAGTCGGATGAAGATTCAGAATCCAAAGGCATCTATTCTGAGATAGATTGGGCCATAGTTAGGTTGCACATACTACAAGAGCTGGCGCCTGCAGATATTTCCGAGAAGATAGTTAGGACTAGTTATAGGCCATTTGACTTCACGTCGGATTTGATAAAACACTTTGGTGCTAATCAAGCTGATATACAAGATAAGATCACCAAGTGGATAGCAGAAGGTGATATTGCCAGGAAGAGGCTCATAGAGGCAAATCTGCGCCTGGTAGTCAGTATAGCTAAGAAGTATACCGGTAGGGGCATAACCTTATTAGACTTGATACAGGAAGGTAACATAGGGCTAATCAAAGCCGTTGAAAAGTTTAGGCACCAAAAGGGATATAAGTTCTCAACCTACGCCACTTGGTGGATTAGGCAAGCAATAACCAGAGCCATTGCAGACCAAGCCCGTACTATACGCATACCAGTCCACATGGGCGAGGCGATTAACAAAATTGCCCAGGCCAGAAGAAGGTTAACTCAAGAACTAGGGAGAGAGCCTACAGAACAAGAGATAGCAAACTACTTGGGGATTCCAGTAGAAAAAATCAGAGAGGTACAGAAGATATCACAGGAGCCCATATCTCTGGAGAACCCTGTAGGAGAGGAAGAGGACACCTCGCTTGGAGACTTCATACAAGATCATAAGGCTCCTGCCCCTATGGATGCGGCATCCCAATCCCTCTTGAGGGATCAGATAGATCAGGTACTTAAGCACCTGAGCGAGAGGGAGAGAGGGGTCCTGCTGATGCGATTCGGCTTGGACTGTGAACCTCGTCCATACAGAGAGGTAGCACATATACTCGCTGTGTCTCCTAATCAAGTCATGCAGGCTGAAAGCCGAGTGCTCGACATGGTTGCAGCCAGGCTCTCTCCAGAGGACTATCAGATGTTGCTCGATAGATTTGGGCACCTAGATAGGTCTCCCATGAGTGAAGAAAGCTTTCGCCTCAAATACAAGCTAACTCAGACACAGCTAAGGGAGATCGACCAAAAGCTACGCGAAGCTCTGGCATCCGTGATGTTACATGTTCCAGCTCCTGAAAGGGATATGATGAGGTTCAGGTTTGGCCTAGATATAGGACAACCTAGAACTCTGGAAGAAGTTGGTAGAGCCTTTGGAGTAACCAGGGAGAGGATCAGGCAGATAGAATCAAAGGCTCTTCGCAAACTTCGCCGAGATGTATTCCGAAGGCAGCTGGAAGATCTGCTATCTTAA
- the obgE gene encoding GTPase ObgE codes for MVDQVVIEVKAGDGGNGSASLRREKFVPKGGPDGGDGGRGGSVYLVADPSENTLLPYTFKKRYVAESGGHGRSQKRHGKAGADLFLPVPVGTVVYDDETGELLADLSTPGQKVLVARGGRGGLGNTHFATSTYQTPRFAEKGEPGEERRLRLELKLLADVSLVGLPNAGKSTLLSAISSARPKIGNYPFTTLEPVLGVVQVPGSEKSFVVADIPGLVEGAHEGTGLGDEFLRHIERTRVLLFVVDGSSQDGVDPLDAIRILREELRYYDPKLLERPSLVAFNKIDLPEAQQRWESFKKEVETLGYEALPVSGASREGLRELIYKLSQMLENAPPIGTFAPQEEQAVIRPRSIDHRWYQIRRKGKRTWEVHGPTIERIAVMTDITNPEAVNRLEREMDRMGITKDLENAGIEPGHVVRIGGVEIEWGPSLDKDQNK; via the coding sequence ATGGTAGATCAAGTAGTAATAGAGGTAAAAGCTGGCGATGGCGGAAATGGCAGTGCCAGCCTAAGGCGTGAGAAATTCGTCCCCAAGGGTGGTCCGGATGGAGGAGACGGAGGGAGAGGAGGATCTGTTTACCTTGTGGCAGATCCTAGCGAGAACACTCTCCTCCCCTACACCTTCAAGAAGAGATATGTAGCAGAATCAGGTGGTCACGGTAGATCCCAGAAGCGCCATGGTAAAGCAGGCGCAGATCTCTTCTTGCCCGTACCCGTGGGTACAGTAGTATATGACGACGAAACAGGGGAATTGCTTGCGGATCTCTCTACCCCTGGCCAAAAAGTGCTTGTGGCTCGAGGGGGGCGTGGAGGATTAGGCAATACCCATTTTGCTACTAGTACATATCAGACTCCTAGGTTTGCCGAAAAGGGTGAACCGGGTGAGGAAAGACGACTTAGGCTAGAGCTGAAACTGCTCGCTGATGTCTCGCTAGTGGGGCTGCCAAACGCAGGAAAGAGCACACTCTTATCAGCCATAAGTTCTGCACGACCCAAGATAGGGAACTACCCCTTCACTACTCTTGAACCGGTATTAGGGGTGGTACAAGTTCCAGGATCAGAAAAGAGCTTTGTAGTAGCAGATATCCCAGGACTTGTAGAAGGAGCCCACGAGGGCACAGGATTAGGAGACGAATTTCTCAGACACATCGAGAGAACGAGAGTGTTACTCTTCGTGGTAGATGGTTCTTCCCAGGATGGTGTGGATCCCCTGGATGCCATAAGAATCCTTAGAGAAGAGCTTAGATATTATGATCCCAAGCTTCTTGAGAGACCTTCACTGGTAGCGTTCAATAAGATTGACCTTCCCGAAGCTCAGCAACGATGGGAGTCTTTCAAGAAGGAAGTTGAGACTCTAGGGTACGAAGCACTACCAGTTAGTGGCGCATCCAGGGAGGGACTTAGAGAGCTGATATATAAACTCTCTCAAATGCTGGAAAACGCACCACCTATAGGCACCTTTGCACCCCAAGAAGAGCAAGCAGTCATACGCCCTAGATCAATAGATCACAGGTGGTACCAAATAAGGCGTAAAGGCAAGCGTACTTGGGAGGTACATGGCCCTACAATCGAGCGTATAGCAGTGATGACCGATATCACAAATCCTGAGGCAGTGAATCGCCTGGAGAGAGAGATGGACAGGATGGGCATCACCAAGGATCTGGAGAACGCAGGTATCGAGCCGGGCCATGTAGTGAGAATTGGGGGGGTGGAAATAGAGTGGGGACCCAGCTTAGATAAAGACCAAAACAAGTAG
- the rsmI gene encoding 16S rRNA (cytidine(1402)-2'-O)-methyltransferase — MATLYLASTPIGNLGDITLRALEIFKSVRVVAAEDTRVTRKLLSHYGIHCRLISYNEHSPPSRLDEILSVLQDQDVVYATDAGAPGISDPGMTLVATALEKGIKVTPLPGASALTTAIMGSGFPANRFLFLGFLPRGSKERAEALAQATTTPYTIVLFEAPHRLVKTLQDLLNALGDRQIVVAREMTKIHEEFRRSHISQEIEYWSKTEPRGEYTLVIAPSAALQEAGQDEQSLSVYLDRIEEGVRAGKKAKDIIKQIATQTGISRNLLYRAWLDHLQNINQDKKS, encoded by the coding sequence TTGGCCACTCTCTACTTAGCCAGCACGCCTATAGGGAACCTAGGGGATATAACTCTACGTGCGCTAGAGATCTTCAAAAGCGTGCGTGTAGTTGCAGCAGAGGATACCAGAGTAACAAGGAAGCTCCTGTCTCACTATGGCATACATTGTAGACTGATAAGCTATAACGAACACTCCCCACCTTCTAGGTTAGATGAGATACTAAGTGTACTTCAGGATCAGGATGTTGTATACGCAACGGATGCGGGCGCTCCAGGTATATCTGATCCAGGAATGACCCTAGTAGCTACGGCACTAGAAAAGGGTATAAAGGTAACTCCACTCCCTGGAGCATCCGCTCTAACTACCGCAATAATGGGGTCTGGATTCCCTGCAAATCGATTCTTATTCCTGGGCTTTCTGCCCCGAGGCTCCAAGGAAAGGGCTGAGGCCCTGGCTCAGGCTACCACGACCCCGTATACGATAGTGCTGTTCGAAGCTCCACATAGATTGGTAAAAACCCTTCAAGACTTGCTAAACGCTCTTGGCGACAGGCAAATAGTAGTAGCCAGGGAGATGACCAAGATACACGAGGAGTTTCGCAGGTCCCACATATCTCAAGAAATAGAGTATTGGAGTAAGACTGAGCCTAGAGGAGAATATACCCTGGTTATAGCTCCATCAGCAGCATTACAAGAAGCAGGTCAAGATGAACAAAGCTTATCTGTTTATCTTGATAGGATAGAAGAGGGAGTAAGAGCAGGCAAAAAAGCTAAGGACATCATAAAGCAGATAGCTACACAAACCGGCATATCCAGGAATCTGCTTTATAGGGCTTGGTTAGATCACTTACAAAACATAAATCAAGATAAAAAGTCGTAG